In Vreelandella piezotolerans, one genomic interval encodes:
- a CDS encoding aspartate aminotransferase family protein gives MSHTPNRQDFDHYMAPNYAPQQIIPVRGEGSRLWDQEGREYIDFAGGIAVNSLGHCHPVLVNALKEQGEKLWHLSNVFTNEPALKLAKTLTERTFADKVFLCSSGGEANEAALKLARRWAVDHYGEHKDKIISFYQSFHGRTFFTVSVGGQPKYSQGFGPVPGGILHANFNDLESVRKLVGDDTCAIMVEPMQGEGGIVPATQEFLQGLRNLCDEHNALLIFDEVQTGVGRSGELYAYKNFGITPDILTSAKSLGGGFPIGATLTTDAIAKSLAIGTHGSTYGGNALASAVALAAVEFIDTTEVLQGVKHRHDLFREHLETINRKHGVFKEIRGMGMLMGAQMSDAFEGRAKDILPLAIEEGVMALIAGPNVLRMAPSLVIPEEDIAEGMARLERAIERLVASA, from the coding sequence ATGAGCCACACCCCGAACCGTCAAGACTTCGACCACTACATGGCGCCCAACTACGCGCCGCAGCAGATTATTCCGGTACGTGGTGAAGGCAGCCGCTTGTGGGACCAAGAAGGCCGCGAGTACATCGATTTCGCTGGCGGTATTGCGGTGAACTCCCTGGGTCACTGCCATCCGGTGCTGGTCAACGCGTTAAAAGAGCAGGGCGAAAAGCTTTGGCATCTTTCCAACGTATTCACCAACGAACCGGCGTTAAAGCTGGCCAAAACTCTCACCGAGCGCACGTTCGCCGATAAAGTGTTCCTGTGCTCCTCTGGCGGTGAAGCCAACGAAGCCGCATTAAAGCTGGCCCGCCGCTGGGCGGTCGACCACTACGGTGAGCACAAAGACAAAATCATCTCGTTCTACCAATCGTTCCATGGCCGCACCTTCTTTACCGTCAGTGTCGGCGGCCAGCCCAAGTACTCCCAAGGCTTTGGCCCAGTACCGGGCGGCATTCTGCACGCCAACTTCAACGACCTGGAGAGCGTGCGCAAGCTCGTGGGCGACGATACCTGCGCCATCATGGTCGAGCCGATGCAGGGCGAAGGCGGCATCGTACCCGCCACTCAGGAATTCTTGCAGGGCCTGCGCAATCTGTGTGACGAGCACAATGCGCTGCTGATTTTCGATGAAGTGCAAACTGGCGTTGGCCGTAGCGGCGAGCTGTATGCTTATAAAAATTTCGGCATCACCCCGGATATTCTTACCAGCGCTAAATCGCTGGGCGGCGGCTTCCCGATTGGCGCCACGCTGACCACCGATGCCATCGCCAAGTCGCTGGCCATCGGTACCCACGGCTCTACCTACGGCGGCAACGCGCTGGCCTCTGCGGTGGCGCTGGCGGCGGTCGAGTTCATCGATACGACCGAGGTGCTGCAGGGGGTCAAACATCGTCACGATCTGTTCCGCGAGCATCTGGAAACCATCAACCGCAAACACGGCGTTTTCAAAGAGATCCGCGGCATGGGCATGCTGATGGGGGCCCAGATGTCGGACGCTTTCGAAGGCCGCGCCAAAGATATTCTGCCGTTGGCGATCGAAGAGGGCGTGATGGCGCTGATTGCAGGCCCCAACGTGCTGCGTATG